The Daucus carota subsp. sativus chromosome 9, DH1 v3.0, whole genome shotgun sequence genome window below encodes:
- the LOC108201533 gene encoding E3 ubiquitin-protein ligase RING1, translated as MASAEATERFYFYFCHRCNHNVAISRMPNTDPLCPRCRDGFLEEIDVPRPNPNPDRVDPLAPSNARTVTGLHYGSRGPTGVIMEAPEYDPFAFFQGNVGNSRPGGANIQFVFQNHPSGGEGLPSNLVDFFMGQGLEQLIQELAENGPNRYGTPPASRTAVEGLPDVVVDDKLLRSDSAQCAVCQDDFEKDMVVKQMPCKHVYHSQCLLPWLELHNSCPVCRHELPTDDPDYENRTRGAAASRGENNSSGNVRFESSGPGTDTGDDEEGGHLRGFVERTFRIMFGPRSSRTDNSDGDSGSGGPENMDTN; from the coding sequence ATGGCCTCCGCCGAAGCAACTGAGCGATTTTATTTCTATTTCTGCCACCGGTGCAACCACAACGTGGCCATCTCTCGCATGCCCAACACTGATCCTCTCTGCCCCAGATGTCGCGATGGGTTTCTTGAGGAAATTGATGTCCCGAGGCCGAACCCTAATCCTGACCGGGTTGACCCGTTGGCCCCATCAAATGCTAGGACGGTTACCGGGCTTCATTATGGGTCGAGGGGGCCGACCGGGGTTATCATGGAGGCACCCGAGTATGACCCGTTTGCGTTTTTTCAGGGCAATGTGGGGAATTCGAGGCCTGGTGGGGCCAACATTCAGTTTGTGTTTCAGAATCATCCTTCTGGTGGTGAGGGTTTACCTTCCAATTTAGTGGATTTTTTTATGGGACAAGGGCTTGAGCAGCTGATTCAGGAGCTGGCTGAGAATGGCCCGAATCGATACGGGACCCCGCCTGCTTCGAGAACCGCTGTGGAGGGGCTTCCTGATGTTGTGGTTGATGATAAGTTGTTGCGGTCTGATTCGGCACAGTGTGCTGTCTGTCAAGATGATTTCGAGAAGGATATGGTTGTTAAGCAGATGCCTTGTAAGCATGTGTATCATTCTCAGTGTTTGTTGCCGTGGTTAGAATTGCATAATTCTTGCCCTGTTTGTAGGCATGAGTTGCCTACTGATGATCCTGATTACGAGAATCGTACTAGGGGTGCTGCTGCTTCCAGAGGTGAGAATAATTCAAGTGGTAAtgtgaggtttgagtcttccgGGCCGGGGACTGATACTGGGGATGATGAGGAAGGTGGACACCTTAGGGGTTTCGTGGAGAGGACTTTTAGAATCATGTTCGGGCCTCGCAGTTCAAGGACTGATAACAGTGACGGGGATTCAGGTTCTGGCGGTCCTGAGAACATGGACACAAATTAG
- the LOC135149647 gene encoding E3 ubiquitin-protein ligase RING1-like, with product MASAEIPWQYYFCHQCDFIVAIRLRPNTIPRCPNCLDGFLEEIDDQFAFFQDYAWNLRAGGANTQFVFENHPYGGEGFPANMGDDFFMGQGLEQLAEDDPEQYGTPPASRTAVEGLPDVVVDDKLLGSNSAQCAVCQDDFEKDMVVKQMPCKHVYHSECLLPWLELHNSCPVCRYELPTDDPDYENRARGTDHASGFENDSSGNSGGDSGSGGPQNMDTN from the coding sequence ATGGCCTCCGCCGAAATTCCTTGGCAATATTATTTCTGCCACCAATGCGACTTCATCGTGGCCATCCGTCTCAGGCCCAACACTATTCCTCGCTGCCCCAATTGTCTAGATGGGTTTCTTGAGGAAATTGATGACCAGTTTGCTTTTTTTCAGGACTACGCGTGGAATTTGAGGGCTGGTGGGGCCAATACTCAGTTTGTGTTTGAGAATCATCCCTATGGTGGTGAGGGTTTCCCTGCCAATATGGGTGATGATTTTTTTATGGGACAAGGGCTTGAGCAGCTGGCTGAAGATGACCCGGAACAATATGGGACCCCGCCTGCTTCGAGAACTGCTGTGGAGGGGCTTCCAGATGTTGTGGTTGATGATAAGCTGTTGGGGTCTAATTCAGCACAGTGTGCTGTCTGTCAAGATGATTTTGAGAAGGATATGGTTGTCAAGCAGATGCCTTGTAAGCATGTGTATCATTCTGAGTGTTTGTTGCCATGGTTGGAATTGCATAATTCTTGCCCTGTTTGTAGGTACGAGTTGCCTACTGATGATCCTGATTATGAGAATCGGGCTAGGGGTACTGATCATGCTTCTGGATTTGAAAATGATTCAAGTGGTAATAGTGGCGGGGATTCAGGTTCTGGCGGTCCTCAGAACATGGACACAAATTAG